A window of the Verminephrobacter eiseniae EF01-2 genome harbors these coding sequences:
- a CDS encoding Bug family tripartite tricarboxylate transporter substrate binding protein, whose protein sequence is MFARKIGEITGQGVAVENKAGGNGFIAVQSLLSAPADGHTVFIGSNSTLSTNAALFKKLPYDPLKDFAPISLLSRGACVVIVPANSRYQTLKDLIDDAHKRPGALNYGSGSISYRLYSEWLNEMVGMKTTEIPFKGAGAAINAIVSGEVDFAVVDASGAIELIVGGRVRGLAFTAPDRSPLIPNVPNASEAGIPNFLAYNWVAAAVSAKTPAAIVEKLIALFQQVGAALDVREYYSRQSTSLLMTPPADLTRYQKEEIDRWKRLAQTVNIEQQ, encoded by the coding sequence CTGTTCGCCCGGAAGATTGGCGAGATTACTGGACAGGGCGTCGCTGTAGAGAATAAGGCCGGCGGCAACGGCTTCATCGCGGTACAGAGCCTGTTGAGTGCACCGGCCGATGGGCACACGGTTTTCATCGGCAGCAATTCGACTCTCTCCACCAATGCAGCCCTGTTCAAGAAGCTGCCGTACGACCCGCTGAAAGACTTCGCGCCCATCAGCCTGCTCTCGCGCGGCGCCTGCGTCGTCATCGTCCCGGCCAATTCCAGGTACCAGACGCTGAAAGACCTGATCGACGATGCGCACAAACGGCCCGGCGCGTTGAACTACGGGTCCGGCTCCATTTCCTACAGGCTCTACTCGGAATGGCTCAACGAGATGGTGGGCATGAAGACCACCGAGATTCCCTTCAAGGGGGCAGGGGCAGCCATCAATGCAATTGTCTCGGGCGAGGTGGACTTTGCGGTGGTGGACGCTAGTGGCGCTATCGAATTGATTGTCGGCGGGCGGGTTCGCGGTTTGGCATTCACCGCGCCGGATCGAAGTCCACTGATCCCGAATGTTCCGAATGCATCGGAAGCGGGCATCCCCAATTTCCTGGCCTACAACTGGGTAGCGGCAGCTGTGTCCGCAAAGACGCCCGCTGCCATCGTTGAAAAACTGATCGCCCTATTCCAGCAAGTGGGCGCCGCACTCGACGTCCGGGAGTACTACTCGCGTCAGTCCACGTCGCTGCTCATGACGCCGCCGGCCGATCTGACGCGCTACCAGAAGGAAGAGATCGACCGGTGGAAGCGGTTGGCTCAGACGGTGAACATCGAACAACAGTGA
- a CDS encoding TetR/AcrR family transcriptional regulator, with translation MEATIRLIARIGYTHTTLESIGIEAGYSRGLVQHRFGSKERLLEELVNKIATDHRVRLLARLKGLRGMAALSCEIDCYLEGMDTPPESSRAFFMLMQESIGPAPRVRSTFAAISVRWHRALAGQIEAGQQAGQIRPDINPAREAQLLIAALRGLRMQSMLSPQTSNIALAIQALKNDLHTRLAAACAER, from the coding sequence ATGGAGGCAACCATTCGGCTAATCGCCCGCATCGGCTACACCCACACCACGCTCGAGTCAATCGGCATCGAGGCCGGCTACAGCCGCGGCCTAGTTCAACACCGGTTCGGCAGCAAAGAACGGCTGCTGGAAGAACTGGTCAACAAGATCGCCACGGACCACCGAGTGCGGTTGCTGGCACGGCTGAAAGGACTGCGCGGTATGGCAGCGCTGTCCTGCGAGATCGACTGTTATCTCGAAGGCATGGACACACCGCCCGAAAGTTCTCGTGCGTTCTTCATGCTGATGCAGGAGTCAATCGGCCCCGCACCACGCGTACGGAGTACCTTCGCTGCCATCAGTGTCCGCTGGCACCGGGCTTTGGCAGGCCAGATCGAAGCAGGCCAACAGGCCGGCCAGATCCGCCCCGACATCAACCCGGCGCGTGAGGCACAACTGCTGATTGCTGCACTGCGCGGCCTGCGCATGCAGTCCATGCTGAGCCCGCAAACCAGCAACATCGCGCTTGCCATCCAAGCCCTCAAGAACGACCTGCACACAAGACTAGCGGCCGCCTGCGCCGAACGCTAG
- a CDS encoding Bug family tripartite tricarboxylate transporter substrate binding protein has product MKTRHIRIVLSCALLSLTTTLTQAAEFPSMPVRIVVGYATGGASDIVARLLQPELQQRLGQPVIIDNRPGANGNIANEVVARAETDGHTLLLGNPGPLVMNSFLYKQQLIDPAKAFVPVTQLTESPMVVVVPAASPARSLQELLDLAKQKSGGLSYGSAGNGSSMHLAGATLQMRSGAPLVHVPYKGTGPAMTDLLAGTLDFMPDSRSTTMPFIRDGRLRPLAVTGAQRVADLPDVPTVAEAGVPGFKVTTWLGIVAPAGTPSERVQRLYEAFRAALQAPAVKARLEELGTYPVGSTPKAFAQALDSERQEARQLVQKTGMKIE; this is encoded by the coding sequence ATGAAAACGCGGCATATCCGGATCGTGCTCAGTTGCGCATTGCTGAGCCTGACCACAACCCTCACACAGGCTGCGGAGTTTCCCAGCATGCCCGTACGGATCGTGGTGGGCTACGCCACCGGCGGCGCCTCGGACATCGTCGCCCGGCTGCTGCAGCCCGAACTGCAGCAGCGCCTGGGCCAACCCGTCATCATCGATAACCGACCTGGCGCCAACGGCAACATTGCCAATGAAGTGGTCGCTCGCGCCGAAACCGATGGTCATACGCTGCTGCTCGGCAACCCTGGCCCATTGGTCATGAACAGCTTCCTCTACAAGCAACAGCTGATCGACCCGGCTAAAGCCTTCGTCCCAGTGACGCAGCTCACCGAAAGCCCAATGGTCGTCGTCGTGCCTGCCGCATCGCCGGCCCGGTCGCTGCAGGAACTACTTGATCTGGCTAAACAAAAGTCTGGGGGCCTGTCTTACGGGTCCGCCGGCAATGGCAGTTCGATGCATCTGGCCGGAGCAACACTGCAGATGCGCTCCGGAGCACCTCTCGTGCACGTGCCCTACAAAGGTACCGGTCCAGCCATGACAGACCTGCTGGCAGGCACGCTGGATTTCATGCCCGACAGCCGCTCCACCACCATGCCCTTCATCCGCGACGGGCGCCTGCGTCCACTGGCCGTCACCGGTGCGCAACGCGTCGCAGACCTGCCGGACGTCCCCACCGTCGCTGAAGCCGGCGTGCCAGGCTTCAAGGTCACCACCTGGCTGGGCATCGTCGCCCCTGCTGGCACACCGTCCGAGCGCGTGCAGCGCCTCTATGAGGCGTTCAGGGCGGCCTTGCAAGCCCCCGCAGTCAAGGCACGGCTCGAGGAACTGGGGACCTATCCCGTCGGCAGTACGCCCAAGGCTTTCGCCCAAGCCCTGGATAGCGAGCGTCAGGAAGCCCGTCAACTCGTACAAAAGACAGGAATGAAGATCGAATGA
- a CDS encoding PhlB family protein has product MQDYEGPLRLLNFVTVHATLTPGLPVPAVIGEVALAPDLVEEVLIDVGSEDELRLGMALEPVWQPGKAQSDGTWVFRAPAAEVAS; this is encoded by the coding sequence ATGCAGGACTACGAAGGGCCGCTGCGCCTGCTGAACTTCGTCACCGTCCACGCGACCTTGACGCCCGGCCTTCCGGTACCAGCCGTCATCGGCGAGGTGGCCCTGGCACCGGATCTGGTCGAGGAAGTGCTCATCGACGTCGGCAGCGAAGACGAACTGCGTCTGGGCATGGCCCTGGAGCCAGTCTGGCAGCCCGGGAAGGCTCAAAGTGACGGCACTTGGGTGTTCCGTGCACCTGCAGCGGAGGTGGCATCTTGA
- a CDS encoding thiolase family protein — translation MNRLLRERTVYVVGIGMHAYGFPSETPYVQLGLQAVREALDDADLAWPQVQSAVVGTAALGMAAGRVMLRHLGSTGLEVLQVENASASGSTAFRLACLQVASGERDVVLALGVDKFGDGRRAALKDGLPPLSPTSHVPLVKFALLARRCMREQGLTLHDMARVAVKNHGNAARNPYAQFRKPRTLEQVLASPRVVGDLTALQCCPRGEGAAAVIVVSEDGLRRLDLARTRAVQVLASVASSEELTPEGSPPLVELVRKSSAAALSQAGIVPKDLDIVELHDAFSIEELLYTEAIGICETGEGAAYVARGAADIDGGACAINPSGGLIGMGHPLGPTGVGQIAEITRQLRGEATGRQHPGARLALAHMIGLGSVAVAHVLARAGT, via the coding sequence TTGAACCGGCTGCTGCGTGAACGCACCGTCTACGTCGTGGGCATCGGCATGCACGCCTATGGCTTCCCATCGGAAACACCTTATGTGCAACTGGGCCTGCAGGCTGTCCGAGAAGCCCTGGACGATGCCGACTTGGCCTGGCCCCAGGTGCAAAGCGCCGTGGTCGGCACGGCGGCCCTGGGCATGGCCGCTGGCCGTGTGATGCTGCGCCACCTGGGCTCGACTGGCCTGGAGGTGCTGCAGGTCGAGAACGCCTCGGCGTCCGGCTCCACGGCTTTCCGCCTGGCCTGCCTGCAAGTCGCCAGCGGCGAGCGCGACGTGGTGCTTGCGTTGGGCGTCGACAAGTTCGGCGATGGCCGCCGCGCGGCCCTCAAGGACGGACTGCCTCCACTGAGTCCAACCTCGCATGTGCCGCTGGTGAAATTCGCGCTGTTGGCGCGTCGCTGCATGCGCGAGCAAGGATTGACGTTGCACGACATGGCCCGCGTGGCCGTCAAGAACCATGGCAACGCTGCGCGCAACCCCTATGCGCAGTTCCGCAAGCCACGCACGCTGGAGCAAGTGCTGGCCTCGCCGCGCGTGGTCGGCGATCTCACCGCGCTGCAATGCTGCCCACGGGGAGAAGGCGCCGCCGCGGTCATCGTGGTGTCAGAAGACGGGCTGCGCCGCCTCGACCTGGCGCGCACGCGCGCCGTTCAGGTGCTGGCCTCCGTCGCCAGCAGCGAGGAACTAACGCCGGAAGGCTCGCCACCGCTGGTCGAACTGGTGCGCAAATCCTCGGCGGCGGCGCTGTCGCAAGCCGGCATCGTGCCCAAGGATCTGGACATCGTGGAACTGCACGATGCCTTCTCCATAGAGGAACTGCTCTATACCGAGGCCATCGGTATCTGCGAAACCGGCGAAGGCGCGGCCTACGTGGCCCGAGGCGCAGCCGACATCGACGGTGGGGCTTGCGCCATCAATCCTTCCGGCGGCCTGATCGGCATGGGCCATCCGCTGGGACCAACCGGCGTCGGGCAGATCGCGGAGATCACGCGCCAGTTGCGCGGCGAGGCCACGGGACGCCAGCACCCCGGTGCGCGCCTGGCCTTGGCCCACATGATCGGCCTGGGCTCGGTCGCCGTGGCCCATGTGCTGGCTCGCGCCGGAACCTGA
- a CDS encoding enoyl-CoA hydratase/isomerase family protein, giving the protein MDYSTLLYEVAEGVALIRLNRPERMNAIGGAMKTELRQALLERARQDPQVRCVILTGAGERAFCAGADIKERAGQALPQPEYHLQQKATLALFREMEQFEKPLIAAINGVAMGGGLEIALCCDVRIAARGARLGLPEAKIGALPAAGGTQRLPRLVGPGIAKELMLTGDAIGAERALAIGLINQVVEPEALLPTALAMASRMAANAPLALRHIKHAVDQGMQVGIDAGLEYERYAAALVVSSEDRLEGMRAFVEKRQPRFIGR; this is encoded by the coding sequence ATGGATTACTCGACCCTGTTGTACGAAGTCGCCGAGGGAGTGGCGTTGATCCGGCTGAACCGCCCGGAGCGCATGAATGCCATCGGCGGCGCTATGAAAACAGAACTCCGGCAGGCCCTGCTCGAGCGTGCGCGCCAGGACCCGCAAGTGCGCTGCGTGATCCTCACGGGTGCGGGCGAGCGGGCCTTCTGCGCGGGCGCCGATATCAAGGAGCGCGCCGGTCAGGCCTTGCCCCAGCCGGAATACCACCTGCAGCAGAAGGCAACGCTCGCGCTGTTCCGCGAGATGGAACAGTTCGAGAAACCGCTGATCGCCGCGATCAACGGCGTCGCCATGGGTGGCGGGCTGGAGATCGCGCTGTGCTGCGACGTGCGTATCGCCGCGCGCGGCGCCCGGCTGGGCTTGCCCGAGGCCAAGATCGGCGCCTTGCCCGCGGCGGGCGGCACGCAGCGGCTGCCACGCCTGGTCGGCCCTGGCATCGCCAAGGAACTGATGCTCACGGGCGACGCCATCGGCGCCGAGCGCGCGCTGGCCATCGGCCTGATCAACCAAGTGGTCGAACCCGAGGCGCTGCTGCCCACGGCACTGGCCATGGCTTCACGCATGGCGGCCAACGCGCCGCTGGCGCTGCGCCACATCAAGCATGCCGTCGACCAGGGCATGCAGGTCGGTATCGACGCAGGACTGGAGTACGAGCGCTATGCCGCCGCGCTGGTGGTGTCCAGCGAAGACCGGCTGGAAGGCATGCGCGCCTTCGTCGAAAAGCGCCAGCCCCGATTCATTGGCCGCTGA